DNA sequence from the Xyrauchen texanus isolate HMW12.3.18 chromosome 35, RBS_HiC_50CHRs, whole genome shotgun sequence genome:
cgcaaaactatttcagaaaatcgAAATCCCACCCTGTCCTCAAAGGTGCTTTGTACATTTGTGGTTGCATTTACTCAGATTTGCTCCGTCATGTTTAGTCATGTGCCATGCgaggattatcagtgaataaggaCTTCAATTTcggtcttttcctcacacaaagctattgcatcgctttaaaagacttggaatgtagcgcACGAGTTGTGGACTTCTATGGTACATTTATGGACTTTTATGttcctttttggagctcgacagccTGATTGGCTTTCAACatatggaaaagaacagcctgaatgaattgtcatttttggatgaactgttcctttaattccTTATCCTGCCGTTCGAAGTTTGCAACCCTGAACTGTGAATCTATCTGCTTTAAATAGGCAGATGAGGTGAGCCCATTCACCTGCTCCATCGTGTCTCTCTGCAGGTGTTCAGGTGTATCTGTGATGTCACTGGACGTTTTTGATTGGTTGATGTCGTTTTGTACGGCCTGCAGACTGAACAGCATGTGTTTGAGAGTCTCCACTGGGCCCGGATGTTTCCTGCTGCTGTATCCGGATGAACAGGAAGCTGTGGACtacacacaaataaagatttaaatCATACACAGAAATGTATGTATGCATACTGCAATCCCAGTAATGAGCGTCACATATAGTACCTTGCTCCTCTGCAGTTCCTCAGGAGCTGGTGGCTCATCATCGCCGCCCACTGGCACTGGAGCTTTACTACATGATAGATACATCACACTATGTAAGACATGGCTATGTGGAGCATGTGTGACATTGCATGTCTAACTCAGAGAGTGCCGTCAGTTTCATGTTGTATCACAGCTCATCACTCACAATGTCACCGGTGGATTGTCCCAGGATCGGTCAGCGTCCAGAGCTTCCTCCGTATCTCCAGAGCTGTTGTGTTGCTCTGCAGATTCACAGAGACGGATAGAAGGAGAGTTCAACACCTGCTCGGCTCTGAAGATCAGAGACGCCACCTGATCACCTGAACACATAAGAAGAGACGTTACATCTCCTGAAGACCCCATTACATGGTTTCCTGTGTTGAAATATTTCCAACAGGAAGTTTGGGTGAGACAATATAGTCCTTTCTTTTTATAGTCAATAGCTTTTAGTTTATGTCATATTTGCTAATGCATTCTCAGATAACAttgtcttctgcagtatagctgctaaagtaaatgtacgttgttttaaattagttttagatatttatattggaaaacaagccaaaacaatataaacgtattttgttgccgtgtataatggggcgaagacttcacctctctcacctttctgttcacttcaatccacctttaactcacaaaaaaacaaactcactcttattaataaagctgagtattgtgttttcttcacgataagaaatgcacagtgacatatatattatgattcaataagtcttgAGTCATCATGTTatagtctagctgcattaagcgtgtgcgctcgaggAATGAGTTTgtttaactgcattaaagatgtaatgcattaaatataaccgcattaaagatgtgacgcattaaagatgtaacacattaaatattaccgcattaaagatgtaatgcattaaatataactgcattaaagatgtaatgcattaaatataactgcattaaagatgtaatgcattaaatataaccgcattaaagatgtaatgcattaaatataactgcattaaagatgtaatgcattaaatataaccgcattaaagatgtaatgcattaaatataactgcattaaagatgtaatgcattaaatataactgcattaaagatgtaatgcattaaatataactgcattaatgatgtaacgcattaaatataaccgcattaaagatgtaatgcattaaatataactgcattaaagatgtaatgcattaaatataaccgcattaaagatgtaatgcattaaatataactgcattaaagatgtaacgcattaaatataaccgcattaaagatgtgatgcattaaagatgtgatacattaaatataaccacattaaagatgtgacgcattaaagatgtgatgcattaaagatgtgatgcattaaatataactgcattaaagatgtaacacattaaatattaccgcattaaagatgtaacgcattaaatataaccgcattaaagatgtgatgcattaaatataaccgcattaaagatgtgacgcattaaagatgtaacgcattaaatattactgcattaaagatgtgatgcattaaatataaccacattaaagatgtgacgcattaaagatgtgacgcattaaatattactgcattaaagatgtgatgcattaaatataactgcattaaagatgtaacacattaaatattactgcattaaagatgtaacgcattaaatataaccgtattaaagatgtgacgcattaaatataaccgcattaaagatgtgatgcattaaatataaccgtattaaagacgtgacgcattaaatataactgcattaaagatgtgatgcattaaatataaccgcattaaagatgtgatgcattaaatataactgcattaaagatgtgatgcatttaatataactgcattaaagctgtaacgcattaaatataactgcattaatgatgtgatgcattaaatataactgcattaaagatgtgatgcattaaatataactgcattaaagatgtgacgcattaaatataactgcattaaagatgtgatgcattaaatattactgcattaaagatgtaacgcattaaatataactgcattaatgatgtgatgcattaaatataactgcattaaagatgtgatgcattaaatataactgcattaaagctgtaacgcattaaatataactgcattaatgatgtgatgcattaaatataactgcattaaagatgtgatgcattaaatgtaactgcattaatgatgtgatgcattaaatattactgcattaaagatgtaacgcattaaatataactgcattaatgatgtgatgcattaaatattactgcattaaagatgtaacgcattaaatataactgcattaatgatgtgatgcattaaatattactgcattaaagatgtaacgcattaaatataactgcattaaagatgtaacgcattaaatattactgcattaaagatgtaacgcattaaatataactgcattaaagatgtgatgcattaaatataaccgcattaatgatgtgatgcattaaatattactgcattaaagatgtaacgcattaaatataactgcattaaagatgtgatgcattaaatgtaactgcattaaagatgtgacgcattaaatataactgcattaaagatgtgatgcattaaatattactgcattaaagatgtaatgcattaaatataactgcattaatgatgtgatgcattaaatattactgcattaaagatgtaacgcattaaatataactgcattaaagatgtgatgcattaaatattactgcattaaagatgtaacgcattaaatataactgcattaaagatgtgatgcattaaatattactgcattaaagatgtaacgcattaaatataactgcattaaagatgtgatgcattaaatattactgcattaaagatgtaacgcattaaatattactgcattaaagatgtaacgcattaaatataactgcattaatgatgtgatgcattaaatattactgcattaaagatgtaacgcattaaatataactgcattaatgatgtgatgcattaaatattactgcattaaagatgtaacgcattaaatataactgcattaaagatgtgatgcattaaatattactgcattaaagatgtgatgcattaaatataactgcattaaagatgtaacgcattaatgcgtgctgagtgactccagtcaggtctccttagcaaccaaattggtccggttgctagggagggtagagtcacatggggtaacctcctcgtggtggtgattagtggttctctcaatggggcatgtggtgagttgtgtgtggatcgtggagagtagcatgagtctccacatgctgtgagtctcagcggtgtcatgcacaatgagtcacgtaatcagatgcgtggattgacggtctcagaagcggaggcaactgagactcgtcctccgccacccgaattgaggtgagtaaccgcaccaccacgaggacctactaagtagtgggaattgggcattccaaattgggagaaaaggggatagagAAATATAAAAAAGATGACGGAGCTTATTTAAAATTGGCAAACCTTTGAACAGCTGTCCGATCTCTCGTCTCTTTGCTGTGTTAAGTTTCTCCGAAAACTGTAAACGAAGCTCCCTCAGACTGGATTGACCACTCGAGCCATCCAGATCCCCTaagtgacctttgacctctctGTGCTctttagtgtcactgaatgtgtCCAGTTCTCCCACCCAGGATGGAACTCTGACAGATAGAGCTGGATCACGCCACGGGGCGTCAGAAGATTCTTCACACTGTTTAAGCCACCCCGGGTACATGAGGTCCGGAACGCTGGACATTCCGGAAAAATCCATTTCAGATTTCTGACTGGTCATCCAGCGAGGGAGAAAATGAGATCTGGGCGTGTCGGGTGGATACGTCCGATTGGACGGAGCTTGACGCTGTGATCGCGAACCGCCCATCCGTAAATCATCCACAGGGAAGGGTTTCCTGCCCGCTGGTGTTCTTCCTGTGGGCGGAGCTCTGTGAGGAGCAGGCCGGTGCATGAAGTGAGATTGAGACCAGGAGCTCGAGTTGAGGCTCAAGCCCAGCGGAAAGCTCCCTGACTGGGACAGGAGGGCAGAGGTGCGGGTCACGGGGAGCGATCCGTCTGCTGGGAGAGCAACGAGGTCATCAGTGGTCACACTAAGGCGATCACAGTCTCTATTCCTGATGGGAATGTTCAGGAATTTCAGCTCGCCATCAGTCAAACTTGTTTTCAGGACTGCACAAATCaaaccaaataaaaatacaagttaGGCATGAAGTCAAAGTACcacttatttcttttttaattattggaTTGATCTGATTaagcttaaaggaacagttcacccaaaaatgtttgccatcccagatgtgtgagactttctttcttctgcagaacacaaatgaagatttttaggaaaatatttcagctctgtaggtccatacaatgcaagtgaatggtgaccagaactttgaagctccaaaaagcacataaaggcagcataaaagtaatccataagaaaaatctacactttcacattcagccagcTACTGGTCAAAAactgagatttatagtaaaaaaaggagttaaatattgatctgattctcatatcgcttctgaagacatggattaaaccactggagttttatggattacttttatgctgcatttatgtgctttttggagctttaaagttatggtcaccattcacttgcattgtatggacctacagagctgaaacgtTCTTTTAaaactttcatttgtgttcagcagaataaagaaagtcacacacatctgggatgacatgagggtgagtaaatgatgagaattttaatttttgggtgtactgtccctttaaatttgcattaaaatatcacgcctttttcatattcaaaaaGCACACTTGTTTTGATTAATGTTTtgatcagggactaaaaacagttcaaggaacgaaaaccaaaaatgaacaaaatccatTTGAAGTATCTTGGGGTTTTAAAATGCTGGTCAGCactttataatgttattatttaaattgtatatgaTGCTTTGACATTTGTCATCGATTTGTGTGAGATCACCGTATCGTCCTATAAAAATAAGCATTGGTTTCTCTATTGGTGCATCTCGAGATGAAATTGTTCTCATTTACCATCTCGGTTTCGTGGATGAGGTTTTGATATTTCTTTGGCCAGCTCCAGTTTCCCTGTCGATGTCTCCGAATCCCGCAGACTTCTCTGGAAATCAGCGATGTAAGCGTCCAGCGCCTCGGACGCCGACACGTACGGTCTGTCTCTGTATCTGATGGACGGGACGGGCTCCGGGACTAAAGAGCTCCGCAGATGTCCTGATGTGGCCAACAGCGAGGTGACGGTCGATTCAGGAGACATGAGACCGTCCTCAGACGCCATGATCAGGACACAGTGTTTAAAACCAATGAAgatctcactgcaaacacaagttattaattattattaattagtgTGCCAGGTCGGGAGACAAACTAACCAGCATGTCATGCATTTCCATGATTTTACGTAATGCCCGGAAATGTCAAAATATCCTGATATTTCCAAGAACCAGGATGTACATCATTAGTACAGTAACTAATGataatagcatttgtggcattatattaatTATCACAAATAAAATCTTCAACCATTTcttttccagtgaggcacttacaatggaagtcaatggagccaattttaggacggtttaaaggcagaaatgtgaagcttatgattttataaaagcacttaaattactTCTGTGaaatcttgtgtattatttgagctgtaaaaaacTGTTTTTATGATTCTTTTTGTTGTTCATGgtttacgttgtcatggcaacaaagttgtaaaatttgatatgtctataactttacacagatgtggttaataagtgatttaatgacagtaaaatcatgttaacacacatattgtttatgtctatactgttgaaacagtgttttaatgtttacagattaaaccccattgacttgcattggaagtgtctcactggaacacacatttctgctttttaaaaGAACAGGAGGAACGAGTCGAGTTATttttgaacctgtaatattcctttaatgtaaatgaAGCACTTTAATTTCCAGATAAACACAAGAATGATAGATCACGTGCTTTTGGACTGATTTTCATATTCTCAGAACTTCACTGATGCTGTTTTGGTCCCGTTTAAACTTTCACTTCAGTATAATATTAAACGCCCTACACCAGAAACACAAAAGTAACTCACCAGAGAAATCTACAGCTGAACACGAACAGAAACTGAAAGGAAAATAAGAGCAGAGTAGACACAGATTAGTCAAACAGCAACAGAAAAACTGGAATCACCAACGGCACTGGGCATGCGCAGTTGCACACTTGAGTCACGTGACTTGCCAGTTCTTCTTCTCCGCTTGTGTTTTCACGGTTGGTAAATCAACTGAACTGGAGTTTGGAACAGCGATGCGGATGGACAGCCCATTCTTATATAAATTTATAAACACACAAAACTTATATTCTCGAATATATTCTATTTTCATCAGTAGTGAATCACTTGCTGTTCCATATGCCACCATAATCAATTGCAGAACTTATAAGCACGCAATAATGTACTTGAGAAAGTTTAGCAGAGACGGACCACACTTGTACTAAAATaaagaaattggaacgcccaatatggcggatgtaaATAAAATAGCACGTCCCGCCTTACGTGTaaatgagccaatcaccttttagatacagacgtcGCACGTCAATAAACTCGAGAACGCGCATGTGCAGTAGCTGAACCAGACTTGAAAAATAGCAaaagaaatacaatttataattccggtgttttcagattttactgctgatttgaaatatgttatttaacTGTAATCTTGACCGACCGTTTTGTAGATTTTGGTCATTCCCAATTCAAGTAAATATGAGCTGTACATTCAGACCGCTTGTATACATAGAAAACAGCTGCTTCGAGGCGTTCCAAAGATgaccgccgagtggactgacttgctttgaTAAACCTTTGTTTAATTCGGCGCAAGAGCCCAACATTAACCTGTTTCATTTAGATCAATTTAGTATATATCAGATTTTTCCCCCAGATCCGAGCAGGGCACACAGAGTGAGCGATGTGTTATAGAACAGCAAAGgaagtattaaataaatacatgacgTATGTGTTGTGATAGATTAGGCGGAGGCGCCCGAGATGATATCGCTCTTAGCTAGAAATAAAAAGAGCGGAACGGCAGACACAAGAGTGGGTCTCTAGTTGGGCTGCGTTTAGGGGAAACGGTCGCAAATTAacagttactcagaggtccttagaggacaaaaagtTCCGcgtcaaaaactgccataataatattatatattaatattattttccactttcaatgagtttattttttaaaactaccaaatattcattcattttcaggatttcaaccctttaaatgccagtttgtttacataatgtcactgttgttttttacatttacatttatgcattcagcagatgcttttatacaaagtgacttacagagcacttattacagggacaatccccccggagcaacctggagttaagtgtcttactcaaggacacaatggtggtgactgtggggatcaaaccagcaaccttctgagtaccaatgtattatacagagcacttattacagggacaatccccccggagcaacctggagttaagtgtctttctcaaggacacaatggtggtgactgtggggatcaaaccagcgaccttctgatttacagttatgtgctttagctcactacacgcacacacacacacacacacacacacacacacacacacacaattttatctTTATAGTTTATTCAggtgtcctgcaggtctctataatacagtaaacagagaataggggagaagtttgtatttgctccacaggataaacatgagaaaaatggcgccatctggtggaaaatattaaacatttaattttgaagTCAGAGCTCCggaatgaaaatataatatcatataattcatgattttatactttaatggcactgggatcaaatattgcagttttaacgGGTTTCAATGAAGGTCCCGAGTGCAACTATTTTgcgtacacagtgtattatatatgtattatagtaACTGAagtatacatttcaaaattccccccaaaatacacacctttggttTGGCCAAATGTTGGCATTAACAcggccaaaatgatcgaaaaaccAAAACGGAAAAGACAaaaaggtcacacaagggttaatacTAAATCTTGTATTTCGaccgtttttatttttcaattaaaagtgtaaaaaaaaattctcagtgTCTTAATTCAGGCATAAATTACGGATCAGATTTAACGGCTGTCGTTGTCACGTGATAcgtgttacttttctcagcggtCGTCAGAATGGACTAATCACAGTTAAGTGTGATTGCCAGTTAAGGAGTTTATTAAATCGTGTATACTGCAATTAATATAACTAACTTCAGGGGAAACCATTTTTGACAATAAAACGATTTAAACGATAACACTTTCTATTGTATAAAAGTCTTTAATTAGACACAGATTTGTATGTGGCACAATGGAGTTTTCAGCACCGTGGGCCGCCgagcgccccctgcaggaataatGTGGAATATCAGGTTAATCAACAGTTATTCCCGCCCAATGTTGGTTTCACACTCTACTTGTGCTCACACTAATGCTGAGAGTTCTTGACACACATGTAAATATTCAGTCCAAACGGGgctgctttctctttctctttctctctccgaACCGAACCGGGTCATGCAGCTCAAGGCCTGCTGTATTTACAGCACCGGAGTGTTGTGTATTCTGCTGTTGATCGCCGGGATCGCGATGGTTCTGTCGCAGGTCTTTCAAAATCTCTTAAACAACAGGATAAAGAAGGTCAGTGCATGATTATAGTTTAtgtacataaaacatgttcatttGTGACCTGTATAGAAATGCTTCGACTGTTGCGCTTGAAATATACGTGTCAAAGAAATTAAACACTATTACGTAAAAAAAAAGagcatcttttatatatatatatatatatatatatatatatatatatatatattttttttttttttttgtttgtttgttagtgttAACATTATAAGTGCTGAATTTAGGTTAAATATTGAGTttgaaatttattattattattattattatatattttttatttttttttcataatgacAGTTGAAGTCGGAAGTATGTTAATATGTttaacattaatatatttaaatattattaatagtcATGTGGCGCAACCAACATGTAGGTCGAAatattgttgtcatgtgacaaaaatacaaGTGTGTTTCTCTTCCTAAATTATTGCGTTCATTAAGTGAACTGGTCCtctttacccacaatgcactttcTGCAACAGGAAGTAGTTCTGGAAAATGGAACAGAATCATTTTCAGTGTGGCAAAACCCTCCACCACCCGTTTACATGCAGTTTTACTTCTTCAATCTAACAAATCCCAATGAGGTTCTGGATGGAGACAAACCCTCCGTCATACAGATCGGACCGTACACATACAGGTCAGTCGTAAAGGGACACATtgtgtttacacaaaaatgaaaattctgtcatcatttactcatcgtcATGTAGTTCCAAACGTACTTTCCTCTGTGAagcacaaaaggtgaatttaacGTTACTTGGactgtaatggtgcgttcacatacaacacgaagCGAGCGTTTTGCGCggcacgattacatacaaagtcgatGCGAATCGCGCGAACAcgtgaaatcgcttcattcgcgtatTTGCGCAAGTTGAAATATTTCTTGGTAatatctacttgattccagctattggttgtacttcaatatgaaccaagtcgtagaagccccgcctcctgtccttgtccggaagagaagcgggaatactcgcgggtttaAACACACGTTTAtaataatccagcggtcaaactttCTTCATGTTgtttgtgaacgcaccataatgacttcagaagacttggaatatagtgaacCAAGAGGCGTCGTACGGTGGCTCAGGGGTGcattacacaacaaaataaacagaaaataaatatatacatttttgttttttaataattgattttatcaattaatttgtacgttttgacaattttttttattaaatttgtttctaattttatttatttattctccccaatttctaacgcccaattcccaatgcgctctaagtcctccgTGTTGGTgtagtggaggacgaatctcagttgcctccgcgtctgagaccgtcaatccgcgcatcttatcacgtgacttgttgagcgcgttaccgtggaaacatagcgcgtgtggaggcttcacgctattcttcacggcatccacgcacaactcgccacacgccccaccgagagcgagaaccacattatagcgaccacgaggaggttaccccatgtgactctaccctccctagcaaccgggccaatttggttgctaaggagacctggctggagtcactcaccacacgctccaccgaggcgagaaccacattatagcgaccatgaggaggttaccccatgtgactctaccctccctagcaaccgggccaatttggttgctaaggagacctgactggagtcactcaccacacgccccaccgagagcgagaaccacattatagcgaccacgaggaggttaccccatgtgactctaccctccctagcaaccgggccaatttggttgctatggagacctggctggagtcattcaacacaccctggattcaaactcgccactcccggtgtgatagtcagcgccaatactcactgttaattttttttagcatttttcttattttattactttGTTTCTGAACATctggtttattttaattaaattagattCATTTATTTGACATAAACACTATGTTGACATCTTCTATCCCTTTTTCTAGCACACTTTGATTTCTCCAATCAGGTCAGCGTTTATTTGCTTTGGTACTTTAGTTGTGCCGTGCACCCCTGGGCCACCGTACTGGTGACACTTTTATAGTTCTTTTATGTCCATTTGGGAGCCTGACAGCACCGGTCCCCATTCACTGTCATTATGTGGAAAAGAGCGGCTAGAATATTCAGCTTGTAGGTTTCACAGATTTGGGTTTGGAAtgggtgaatgatgacagatgtGTGGCATAACTGGCGCTAAGAGAGATGTTTGCTGTGTTTCTGTCTTGTTGTCATGACTGCCACAGTTTTCTGTCATGACTTTTGATGACACACCAGATCAAagttagcacacacacacacacacacacacacacacactctctcacacacacacacacacacacacacatctctctctcacacacacacacacacacacacacacacacacacacacacacacacacacacacacactctctctctctctctctctctctctcacacacacacacacacacacacacactctcactctctcatcaacacacacactcacacactctctcacacacacatacacacacacacacacacacacacactctctcacacacacacacacacactctctcacacacacataacctTCAGAATTTCTTATCCAAGTGTTTGAGTCAATTATGAGAtgcttatttttgtttttggctctgatctgtaaaataataaacacacacacacactcagtgtgtgtatgtgtgtgagagtttgtgtgtctgtgtgtgggtgtgtgtgggtgagagagtgtgtgtgtgtttgagagtgtttgtgtgtgtgtgtatgtatgtgagtgtgtatgtgagtgtgtgtgtgtgtgtgtgtttgtgtgtgtgtgtgtgtttgtgtgtgtgtatgtgtgagtgtgtgtgagtatgtgtgtgtgtgtgtgtgtgagtgtgtgagtgtgtatgtatgtgtgtgtgtgtggacgaaAGTGTCGTGTATAAGTGTATAGTAAAagctgagagtgtgtgtgtgacctgtgtgggtgacgagtgtgtgtgtgtgtgtccgcatGAGGTGAAAGTGCATGCGTGTATGAGAAGTGCAtgcgtaagtgtgtgtgtgtgtgtgaaagtgtgtgaaaatgcgatgagagtgtgtgtgcgtgtgagggtgtgtatgtgtgtgtatggggtgtgtgtgtgtgtgtaggtgtgtaggggatagaatataaagtgtgtgtgacagtatAAGAACGTGTGTATGTCTATGTGAAAGTCCGCATATAACAtgtgaaacacaacatgtgtgtgtgtgtgtgtgtgtgtgtgtgtgtgtgtgtgtttgtgtgtgtgtgtgggtgagagagtgtgagagtgtgtgtgtgtgagagagtgtgtgtgtgtgtgtttgagagtgtttgtgtgtgtgtgtgtgtgtgggtgagagagtgtgtgagagagtgtgtgtgtgtgtgtgtgtgtgtgtgttcttatatgtgaccacaggggtgttggTTTGGGGTTGGGGTTGGTGTTTgtggaggggtaatagtggggttaaatgttaaatgttttcctttgttttatatctacaaatcaataaaaaaaaaatgtattgccaaaaaaaaaaaaaagaaatgttggcatgaatCGTGCgggataatattttattaatatttgaaaaaaaatgtgtccACCGA
Encoded proteins:
- the c35h18orf54 gene encoding lung adenoma susceptibility protein 2 isoform X2, coding for MASEDGLMSPESTVTSLLATSGHLRSSLVPEPVPSIRYRDRPYVSASEALDAYIADFQRSLRDSETSTGKLELAKEISKPHPRNRDVLKTSLTDGELKFLNIPIRNRDCDRLSVTTDDLVALPADGSLPVTRTSALLSQSGSFPLGLSLNSSSWSQSHFMHRPAPHRAPPTGRTPAGRKPFPVDDLRMGGSRSQRQAPSNRTYPPDTPRSHFLPRWMTSQKSEMDFSGMSSVPDLMYPGWLKQCEESSDAPWRDPALSVRVPSWVGELDTFSDTKEHREVKGHLGDLDGSSGQSSLRELRLQFSEKLNTAKRREIGQLFKGDQVASLIFRAEQVLNSPSIRLCESAEQHNSSGDTEEALDADRSWDNPPVTFKAPVPVGGDDEPPAPEELQRSKSTASCSSGYSSRKHPGPVETLKHMLFSLQAVQNDINQSKTSSDITDTPEHLQRDTMEQVPQLDETVASADGESLQRN
- the c35h18orf54 gene encoding lung adenoma susceptibility protein 2 isoform X1, with translation MASEDGLMSPESTVTSLLATSGHLRSSLVPEPVPSIRYRDRPYVSASEALDAYIADFQRSLRDSETSTGKLELAKEISKPHPRNRDVLKTSLTDGELKFLNIPIRNRDCDRLSVTTDDLVALPADGSLPVTRTSALLSQSGSFPLGLSLNSSSWSQSHFMHRPAPHRAPPTGRTPAGRKPFPVDDLRMGGSRSQRQAPSNRTYPPDTPRSHFLPRWMTSQKSEMDFSGMSSVPDLMYPGWLKQCEESSDAPWRDPALSVRVPSWVGELDTFSDTKEHREVKGHLGDLDGSSGQSSLRELRLQFSEKLNTAKRREIGQLFKGDQVASLIFRAEQVLNSPSIRLCESAEQHNSSGDTEEALDADRSWDNPPVTFKAPVPVGGDDEPPAPEELQRSKSTASCSSGYSSRKHPGPVETLKHMLFSLQAVQNDINQSKTSSDITDTPEHLQRDTMEQVPQLDETVASADGESLQRALHHLQKLKTLVDDMNERNAAAVHDGRHDTEKPADHKKCQNQQAFVNK